The following are from one region of the Theropithecus gelada isolate Dixy chromosome 6, Tgel_1.0, whole genome shotgun sequence genome:
- the WDR55 gene encoding WD repeat-containing protein 55 → MDRTCEERPAEDGSDEDDPDSIEAPTRIRDTPEDIVLEAPASGLAFHPARDLLAAGDVDGDVFVFSYSCQEGETKELWSSGHHLKACRAVAFSEDGQKLVTVSKDKAIHVLDVEQGRLERRVSKAHGAPINSLLLVDENVLATGDDTGGIRLWDQRKEGPLMDMRQHEEYIADMALDPAKKLLLTASGDGCLGIFNVKRRRFELLSEPQSGDLTSVTLMKCGKKVACGSSEGTIYLFNWNGFGATSDRFAVRAESIDCMVPVTESLLCTGSTDGVIRAVNILPNRVVGSVGQHPGEPVEELALSHCGRFLASSGHDQRLKFWDMAQLRAVVVDDYRRRKKKGGPLRALSSKTWSTDDFFAGLREEGEDSMAQEEEEETGDDSD, encoded by the exons ATGGACCGCACTTGTGAGGAGAGGCCCGCTGAGGATGGGAGCGACGAGGACGACCCAGACTCCATAGAAGCCCCTACCCGGATCCGGGACACCCCGGAAGACATCGTGCTGGAAGCTCCGGCCAGTGGGCTGGCGTTCCATCCGGCCCGTGACCTACTGGCTGCAGGGGACGTGGACGGGGACGTGTTCGT ctTTTCCTACTCTTGCCAAGAGGGAGAAACCAAGGAGCTATGGTCATCGGGTCACCATCTCAAGGCCTGCCGAGCTGTGGCCTTCTCTGAAGATGGGCAGA AGCTTGTTACTGTCTCCAAGGACAAAGCCATCCATGTTCTAGATGTGGAACAGGGCCGACTAGAAAGACGTGTTTCCAAGGCTCATGG TGCCCCCATCAACAGTCTTCTGCTGGTGGATGAGAATGTTCTGGCCACTGGGGATGACACGGGTGGTATCCGTCTCTGGGACCAGCGGAAGGAAGGCCCCTTAATGGATATGAGGCAACATGAAGAGTACATCGCAGACATGGCTCTGGATCCAGCCAAGAAGCTGCTGCTGACAGCCAG TGGGGATGGCTGCCTTGGAATCTTCAATGTTAAGAGGCGTCGGTTTGAGCTgctctcagagcctcagtctgGGGATCTGACCTCTGTCACCCTTATGAAA TGTGGGAAGAAGGTGGCCTGTGGCTCCAGTGAAGGTACCATCTACCTCTTCAACTGGAATGGCTTTGGGGCCACAAGTGACCGCTTTGCCGTGAGAGCTGAATCTATTGACTGCATGGTTCCAGTCACTGAGAGTCTGCTGTGTACTGGCTCCACCGATGGAGTCATCAG GGCTGTGAACATCCTACCGAACCGAGTGGTGGGCAGTGTGGGCCAGCACCCTGGGGAGCCTGTGGAGGAGCTGGCCCTTTCCCACTGTGGCCGCTTCCTGGCCAGTAGCGGCCATGACCAGCGCCTCAAGTTTTGGGACATGGCCCAGCTGCGAGCTGTGGTGGTGGATGACTACCGTCGGCGCAAAAAAAAGGGAGGACCACTGCGGGCTCTGAGCAGCAAGACTTGGAGCACTGATGACTTCTTCGCAGGActgagggaagagggagaagactCCATGGctcaggaagaagaggaggagactgGGGATGACAGTGACTGA
- the DND1 gene encoding dead end protein homolog 1, whose protein sequence is MQSKRDCELWCERVNPENKAALEAWVRETGIRLVQVNGQRKYGGPPPGWVGSPPPAGSEVFIGRLPQDVYEHQLIPLFQRVGRLYEFRLMMTFSGLNRGFAYARYSSRRGAQAAIATLHNHPLRPSCPLLVCRSTEKCELSVDGLPLNLTRSALLLALQPLGPGLQEARLLPSPGPAPGQIALLKFSSHRAAAMAKKALVEGQSHLCGEQVAVEWLKPDLKQRLRQQLVGPSLRPPQPEGSQLALARDKLGSQGARATLQLLCQRMKLGSPVFLTKCLGIGPAGWHRFWYQVVIPGHPVPFSGLIWVVLTLDGQDGHEVAKDAVSVRLLQALSESGASLLWSAGAEAGTMVKQ, encoded by the exons ATGCAGTCCAAGCGGGATTGTGAG CTGTGGTGTGAGAGGGTGAATCCAGAGAACAAGGCGGCGCTGGAGGCGTGGGTCAGGGAGACAGGCATCCGCCTGGTGCAGGTGAACGGGCAGAGGAAGTATGGCGGGCCACCCCCAG GCTGGGTGGGCAGCCCGCCGCCAGCTGGGTCAGAGGTATTCATCGGGCGGCTGCCTCAGGACGTGTACGAGCACCAGCTTATCCCGCTGTTCCAGCGCGTGGGCCGCCTCTACGAGTTCCGCCTGATGATGACCTTCAGCGGCCTGAACCGCGGCTTCGCCTATGCCCGCTATAGCTCGCGGCGCGGCGCGCAGGCCGCCATCGCCACGCTGCACAACCATCCGCTGCGGCCGTCCTGCCCGCTGCTCGTGTGCCGCAGCACCGAGAAGTGTGAGCTGAGCGTTGACGGCCTGCCGCTGAATCTGACCCGCAGCGCGCTGCTGCTCGCGCTGCAGCCGCTGGGTCCCGGCCTGCAGGAGGCGCGGCTGCTGCCCAGCCCCGGACCGGCGCCTGGGCAGATCGCTCTGCTCAAATTCAGCTCTCACCGGGCCGCTGCCATGGCCAAAAAGGCCCTGGTGGAAG GGCAGTCACACCTCTGTGGAGAGCAGGTGGCTGTGGAGTGGCTCAAGCCAGACCTGAAGCAGCGACTCCGCCAGCAGCTTGTGGGTCCCTCCTTGCGGCCCCCACAACCAGAGGGCAGCCAGTTGGCCTTGGCAAGGGACAAGTTAGGGTCCCAAGGGGCTCGGGCTACCCTGCAGTTGCTGTGCCAACGAATGAAGCTGGGCAGCCCTGTGTTCCTCACTAAGTGTTTGGGCATAGGACCTGCTGGCTGGCACCGCTTCTGGTATCAGGTGGTGATTCCTGGGCATCCGGTGCCTTTCAGTGGCCTCATCTGGGTTGTGCTGACCCTAGATGGCCAGGATGGGCATGAGGTGGCCAAGGATGCTGTGTCTGTTCGGCTGCTGCAGGCACTCAGTGAGTCTGGGGCCAGCCTCCTGTGGTCtgctggggctgaggcaggtacCATGGTTAAACAGTGA